A section of the Citrus sinensis cultivar Valencia sweet orange chromosome 8, DVS_A1.0, whole genome shotgun sequence genome encodes:
- the LOC102608263 gene encoding probable calcium-binding protein CML48 has product MSNYSGSYSSSQSYAPSAPSLPETHNNSSYNNSSSAQSYYAQPPPPPPPSQQQPYPAPSYGQFSAYGHSAFPPGTHPDVIRSFEMVDRDRSGFIDENELQQALSSGYQRFSLSTIRLLMFLFRNPHDSLRIGPKEFADLWSCLGQWRAIFERYDRDRSGKIDLMELRDALYSIGYAVPPSVLQLLMDKYDNRSGRRKLGLSFDSFVECGMVVKGLTEKFKEKDPRYTGSATLTYESFMSIVIPFIVSYD; this is encoded by the exons ATGTCAAATTACAGCGGATCCTACTCTTCATCTCAATCCTACGCGCCCTCTGCGCCTTCGCTGCCGGAGACCCACAACAACTCCTCTTACAATAACTCATCTTCGGCTCAAAGCTATTATGCCCAGCCTCCTCCGCCTCCGCCGCCGTCGCAGCAGCAGCCGTACCCCGCGCCGAGTTACGGGCAGTTTTCGGCATATGGGCACTCCGCGTTTCCGCCGGGGACCCACCCAGATGTGATAAGGAGCTTTGAAATGGTTGATAGAGATAGAAGTGGGTTTATTGATGAGAATGAGTTGCAGCAAGCACTTTCTTCTGGGTACCAGAGGTTTAGTCTCAGTACTATTAGATTGCTCATGTTTCTTTTCAGGAATCCCCATGATTCGTTGAGAATTG GGCCTAAAGAATTTGCTGATTTGTGGAGTTGCCTTGGTCAATGGCGC GCTATATTTGAGAGATATGATCGAGACAGAAGTGGGAAAATTGATCTGATGGAATTGAGGGATGCTCTCTACAGCATTGGGTATGCAGTCCCACCTTCAGTTCTCCAGCTTTTGATGGACAAGTATGATAATAGAAGTGGAAGGCGGAAGCTTGGACTCAGTTTCGACAGTTTTGTTGA ATGTGGAATGGTTGTAAAG GGTTTGACTGAAAAATTCAAGGAGAAGGATCCACGGTATACTGGGTCAGCCACGCTTACCTATGAATCATTCATGAGTATAGTCATTCCATTTATTGTGTCATAtgattga